In the genome of Synchiropus splendidus isolate RoL2022-P1 chromosome 2, RoL_Sspl_1.0, whole genome shotgun sequence, the window GGCAGATTCAGCTCCATGATGGCCTCCTCCGACATGCCTGAAGGTGAATCGCTATTGTTAAAGAAGAGCGTCCATTTGAGGAAGAGAAAAGTCTGATACAATAAAATCTGTTTTACCTTCAAGATGCTTGACGATGCCTCTGAGACTGTTGCCGTGGGCGGCGATCAGGACCCTCTTTCCTTCCTTGATTTGTGGAACAATTTCATCATTCCAGAAGGGCAGCACTCTTACAATGGTGTCCTTCAGGCTCTCGTGTGTGGGGAGCTGGTCCTCTGTCAGATCGGCATAGCGCCGGTCCTGCCACAAAGAGCAGCTGTTTAGCCTGGTTTCGCAAAGACTCTGGCtgaaaataaatctgtttttgtACCTTGCTTATATTTTCATAGTAGTCATGGTCCTCATCCATAGGCGGGGGTGGAACGTCAAAGGAGCGTCTCCATATCTTGACCTGTTATCAATGACAGTGTAGTTACCTCATAATTCCACATGAAGTCAATTAACTCACAACAGTTTCTGCCCCACAGCAATGCAAAAAGACTCAAAAGCATCACATTAAAAACGATTCCGCCACAGACTGACCTGAGCCTCCCCGTGTTTGGCAGCAGTTTCAGCCTTGTTCAGACCGGTCAGGCCTCCATAGTGACGCTCATTGAGGCGCCAGGTCCGATGAACAGGCAGCCACATTTGGTCGATGGCATCTAGGACGTGCCATAAGGTACGAATGGCCCTCTTTAAGACCGAGGTGTAGCAGATATCAAACTCATAACCAGCATCTGATGAGTATAAGAGAGCAAGGAAAGATGGACACAAATGATACACCGGGAACAGTTGCACAATTGTCATCCATCAAATGAGTCATATGATTTTTGTAGTAAAGCTGTTGATCATTCATTGACAGGTGCAGATCTGATTGTGTACAACAAAATATGACCAATTCTCATTCTTCACTGAGTTTGCAGACGATTACATATGGCAACCCAGACAAAAAATGGAGTTCATGTGATTTACAGTTAATAAACCATGTTATATCTTAGCACCGAGTATGTTCACACCGTCTAAGAATAAAAGCaatgtgtcaataaaaaagTACTTTATATcggcttttttttatcattttaatgCAAGTCAAACAGTAATGACGAATAACATGAAGTGAATTAAATTCTTTCAGGGCTGAGTGAAAACGCGCCTGTCCCCTTTCGCAGCGGGTAACGACACGTCTATGTTGCGTAATTACCAGCTTAATCCAATGACAGCCCAGAAGGCCACGAGAGAAGATACCTTTTAATGCCTGTCCTCCTCTCTGGGCCTCTTGCGTCCCGGTTTCACTCAGGTCGGCATCAAACCAGCCGCAGAAGCGGTTCTCCTGGTTCCAGCAGCTCTCACCATGGCGGATTAGCACTAGCTTGTAGGCGGCCATCCTCTCACCGATGCCCTCTGCGCTGCACTTCCGGGAATTTGGACGTGAGGAACTCCTGACAAAACTCCGAATCCTCGTCTGTATTTTCGTCCTGGCCGACCCGAAGACCGCGCAGCCGAACACGACCAAGCGGTAGCAGGGTTTTTGGTGGTGGTCGGTGAAGAAGTTGTTCCCGGTGGCTTCTAGTGGCCGATGTTGCTGAAATTGAAAGACACTGCGTCTCCTCCCTCACTGGTTCTTTCCACCAATCAGAGTCGCAgctgaagagcaggaggagccgGGTGAGGATAAGAGAGGCAGAGGATGCGCGCAACTGCACGTCCCCACAG includes:
- the LOC128754222 gene encoding phosphoglycerate mutase 1-like → MAAYKLVLIRHGESCWNQENRFCGWFDADLSETGTQEAQRGGQALKDAGYEFDICYTSVLKRAIRTLWHVLDAIDQMWLPVHRTWRLNERHYGGLTGLNKAETAAKHGEAQVKIWRRSFDVPPPPMDEDHDYYENISKDRRYADLTEDQLPTHESLKDTIVRVLPFWNDEIVPQIKEGKRVLIAAHGNSLRGIVKHLEGMSEEAIMELNLPTGIPIVYELDKNLKPTGPMQFLGDEETVKKAMAAVAAQGKANK